The following are from one region of the Anaeropeptidivorans aminofermentans genome:
- a CDS encoding nicotinate phosphoribosyltransferase has product MFYNDLTLLTDFYELTMMQGYYLAGTSQKIVVFDLFYRTNPSGNGYSITAGLAQAIEYVKSLKFSDDDISYLRSLGTFKEEFLEYLKNYKFTGDIYAVPEGTVVFPQEPLMRIKGPVIEAQLMESALLNIINHQSLIATKAARVCEAAGDDRVLEFGLRRAQGPDAGIYGGRAAIIGGCHATSNVLCGKAFDVPVSGTHAHSWIMSFEDELEAFRKYAEIYSENCILLVDTYDTLKSGIPNAIKVFQELQEQGRLKIHGIRLDSGDLAYLSKKVRIMLDEAGFPDAIISASSDLDENLILNLKLQGAKITLWGVGTNLITSKDSPAFGGVYKLVGELNDRGEMVPKIKLSENPEKITNPGEKTVFRIYDKKSGKVKADLISLVGETIDTTKDLTIFHPINTWKKMTLKANEYYVEDLLVPVFVKGECVYESPSVLEIRDYCKKSLNSFWEEYKRLVNPQILPVDLSLPLYTLKSKMIQDIRRQ; this is encoded by the coding sequence ATGATCTTACTCTTCTCACGGATTTCTATGAGCTTACAATGATGCAGGGATATTACCTTGCAGGGACCTCACAGAAAATAGTCGTATTTGACCTTTTTTACAGAACAAATCCCAGCGGAAACGGCTATTCCATTACGGCGGGGCTTGCTCAGGCCATTGAATATGTGAAAAGCCTTAAATTTTCAGACGATGATATAAGCTATCTTAGGTCTTTGGGAACTTTTAAGGAAGAATTTCTTGAGTATCTGAAAAATTATAAGTTTACGGGGGATATTTATGCTGTTCCCGAAGGCACCGTCGTATTTCCCCAAGAGCCTCTTATGAGGATAAAGGGGCCTGTAATCGAGGCCCAGCTTATGGAAAGCGCCCTCTTAAATATCATAAACCATCAAAGCCTTATTGCAACCAAGGCGGCAAGAGTCTGTGAAGCCGCCGGTGACGACAGGGTTTTGGAATTCGGCTTAAGAAGGGCCCAAGGCCCAGACGCCGGTATATATGGAGGAAGGGCGGCTATTATAGGGGGATGCCACGCCACGAGTAATGTCCTTTGCGGAAAAGCGTTTGATGTGCCTGTTTCGGGAACCCATGCCCACAGCTGGATTATGAGCTTTGAGGACGAGCTTGAGGCTTTTCGGAAATATGCGGAAATATACAGTGAAAACTGTATTCTTCTTGTAGATACCTATGATACCTTAAAATCAGGGATACCCAATGCCATAAAGGTTTTTCAGGAGCTTCAGGAGCAAGGAAGGCTTAAAATCCATGGTATTCGTCTTGACAGCGGTGACCTTGCTTATCTTTCCAAAAAGGTAAGGATTATGCTTGACGAGGCAGGCTTTCCCGATGCCATTATAAGCGCTTCCAGTGACCTTGATGAAAACTTGATTTTAAACCTCAAGCTTCAAGGGGCTAAAATAACTTTATGGGGAGTAGGCACTAATTTAATTACTTCAAAGGATTCCCCGGCCTTCGGCGGTGTGTATAAACTGGTAGGAGAATTAAATGACAGGGGAGAAATGGTTCCTAAAATAAAGCTTTCGGAAAACCCTGAAAAAATTACAAACCCGGGAGAAAAAACAGTATTTAGAATTTATGATAAAAAATCAGGAAAGGTCAAGGCAGACCTTATATCCCTTGTGGGAGAAACAATAGATACCACAAAAGACCTTACCATATTCCACCCTATAAATACATGGAAGAAAATGACCTTAAAAGCAAACGAGTACTATGTGGAAGACCTTTTGGTTCCTGTATTTGTCAAGGGGGAATGCGTTTATGAATCGCCTTCCGTTCTTGAAATCAGGGATTACTGCAAAAAAAGCCTGAATTCCTTCTGGGAGGAATATAAAAGGCTTGTGAATCCGCAGATTCTTCCCGTGGACTTATCGTTGCCGTTATATACTTTAAAATCAAAGATGATACAGGACATCAGAAGGCAGTAA